The following is a genomic window from Candidatus Omnitrophota bacterium.
ATTGAGCGCCAAAATCCGCCGTTCGGCTGGGCAATACCCGGCGGGTTTGTGGATTACGGCGAGAGTTTAGAGGACGCGGCCAGGCGCGAGGCAGAAGAGGAGACCGGTTTAAGGATCACGGGGCTGAAGCAATTCCATACTTATTCAGAACCGAAGAGGGACCCGCGTTTCCACACTATAGGCACGGTATATATTGCTAAAGCCGAAGGCAGCATCAAGGCAGGTGATGACGCGGCAAAGGCGGCGGCATTTACGCCGGATGAGGCGATGAAGCTGGATCTTGCCTTTGACCATAAGGACATCCTGCGGGATTATTTAGAGTATAAGAATAGGGGGGCAGGTGTCTAGCAGGAATTTCCTGGAGAGTTTTAAATATGCCTTTGACGGGCTGGGCTTTGCCATCCGCACAGAGACGCATATACGCATCCATATAGCGTTCGCCTGCTTCGCGGTTTTGTTCGCCGTATTGCTCAAAGTCGCCCGGATAGAATTCCTGTTTATTTGCGTATCCATAGCGCTGGTATTCGTGGCGGAGATAGTAAACACCGCCTTTGAGATCCTTATAGATTTCCTTAAGGGCCAGAAAAAAAGCGTTTCAATAAGGGTGCTGAAGGATATTGCAGCTGCCGGCGTTCTCGTCGCCAGTATCAATTCTCTTATCGTCGCCTGTTTTATCCTGGCGCCCAAGTTCATCAAGCTGTTCGCCTAAAGAAAGGGAGCAAATGGAGATCACGGTCCAGTATAAAGGCAATATAGTGGTCCTGTCCGTCTCAGGGGAGATCGATATAAACGCTTCAGAGTTGGTGGAGAGGGTCGGCTGGTGCATCAGGAGCGGTTTCAAGGATATACTCTGCAATTTTGAGGAAGTGAATTTTGTGGATTACGAGGGCCTGTCCGTATTGACCATTGCCTATAAGAACGTGATAAATAATAAATGCAGGATCAAGTTTGTGAACGTCCCCGTCTATATAAGGCGGCTTTTTGAACTGGTGCATATGGACAGCGTATTTGAGGTATACGATAACATGGAACTGGCATTGAACGCGTTTAAGGAAGACAGGGCCATAGCCGAGATACAGAGCAAGAAACTGAGGAGGAGGTTCAGGCGGCTGCACTTTGAGCAGACAGTGGAATACTGGCCCGGACAGGCGGGCGGCAAGCCGCATAAGGGCAAGATCCTGAATTTGAGCGCCATAGGCGCTTTGATATTCTGCGACAAGATATATCCGTTAGGCGAGATCATTACTTTGAAGTTTGGCCTTGGGCCGCACATGTCAAAGACAGAACTTGAGGCCAGGGTCGTCTGGCATGTATCCAGGGAGCTGCAGCATGAGATCTATCCGGGCATGGGTGTTGAATTCTATAAAATTGATTCTGAGATTCAGGCAAAGATAGTCGCTTTTGTAGAGAGGAACCTGGCGTTGGACAAAGACGCCTCCGGCTCTACCGCGTAAACAAGGAGGATGTTATGCTGCGTTTTCTTACCGCTGGAGAATCGCACGGAAGGTGCCTCGCGGCGATCCTGGAAGGCATTCCCGCGGGGTTAAAGATCAACGCCTACGAGATAAATACCGAGCTGCAGCGCAGGCAGGAGGGTTATGGCAGGGGTAAACGCATGCAGATCGAGCAGGATTCGGCCTTGATACTTTCCGGTTTAAGGCGGGGGGTCACTATCGGCTCTCCCATTTGCCTGATGATCAAAAACACCGACTCCAGGATAAACGAGCTTCCCGACGTTGTCTCTCCCAGGCCGGGTCACGCGGACCTGGCCGGAGTGCTGAAATACGGATTTCAGGACGCGCGGCCTGTGCTTGAACGCGCCTCTGCCAGAGAGACGGCGGCCAGGACCGCGGTAGGCGCTTTGTGCAAATTGTTCCTGCGCGAGTTTGATATCAATATCAGCAGCCGGGTTATTGAGGTTGGCGGGGAGTCAGACAAGGACAAGATGAAGAAACGCGTAGATGCCGCCGTAAAGAAACGGGATACGGTGGGAGGCGTATTTGAAGTAAAGGCGATAGGGCTGCCTCCGGGCCTGGGCAGTTACGCGCATTTTGACAAGCGGCTTGACGGACGGCTGTCGGCCGCGCTTATGTCCATACCCGGAGTTAAGTCGGTGGAGATAGGTTTGGGCCTGGGCTACGCGGATAAGTTCGGCTCTGAAGCGCACGACGCGATCTTTTACTCGCGGAAAAAGGGTTTCTATAGAAAGACCAATAACGCCGGCGGCCTTGAGGGCGGCATGACTAACGGGGAGCCGTTGATCTTACGGTGCTGTATGAAACCGATATCTACCCTGTTCAATCCGCTGCCTTCCGTGGATTTGAATACGCGCAAGCCCAAAAAAGCGGCGATCGAGCGTTCCGACACCTGCGTGGTATTGTCCGCCGGAGTTGTAGGAGAGGCGGTCTCTGCCACAGAACTTGCCGGGGTATTGCTGGAGAAGTTCGGCGGCGACTCGCTTTCCGACATAAAGGACAGTTATAAAAATTATTTGAAGCGGATCTCTTAAACAAACCAAATGCTCTCCGGATTAATTGAACGCTGTATTGCCAAAGACAGGGAGGCCTGGCTTGAGTTCATACGGCGTTTTCAGGACACGGTAACCGTCAGTATTAAGGCAAAGTTATCCCGCCACGGTTTTAGTTTTAGCGAAGAAGACATAAAAGACATATCGCAATCAGTATTTATTGATATCTGGCAGAAGGAAAAACTCCTGCAGGTCAGGGACAGGAACAGGGTGCGGGGCTGGCTTTCTGTGGTGAGCCAGAACGCCGGTATAGATTTTATGCGCAGGAATTCCGCGAGAAGCAGGATTTATTCCCTGCTTGATGATTCTGAGGGGCCGGCATTATCGGAAGGGCTGCCGGATGCCTCCCATAATCCGGCAGATATGATGGAGATCAAGGATTTGCAGCATGAGGTCAGCCGGTTTATCTCTCATCTTCCTGAAAAGCACAGGATCGTATTGTCGTTATGCCTTTTGCACAACCAGACGCACAGGGAGATCGCGGCCATACTTAATATAAGGAACGCGTCGGTATCGTCCATAATCGCCAGGGCGAAGAAGCGGCTTAGAAAGGTTCTTGAAGAAAAGGGCTATTCCGGGTGCAAGTAAAACGCGTTTTTTTGCGTCTATATAAGTGAGGGCATAAGTTATGGAAAGGATAGACGAATTATTAAGCAGGTCGTTAAAGAGCAATATGCGCGAGAGCGCCCTGAACAGATGCAATGAATGCCCCTCAGACGCGGACCTGGGCCTGTATGCGGAGGGGGGATTAAGCAGAAAGAGGCGCGCAGAGCTTGAGGCGCACATTGCCGCGTGCCTTTATTGTCAGGATATGCTTGTAGTCGCAAATAAGGCAATAGGCGGAAGGCGCCAGGGCCTGCTGCGTATGTTGGCAGGGCGCAAGTGGCTGGCGGGCTGCCTTTTGTGTTTCGCGCTTTCCTTTTTTATTCCCAGGTATTTTATGCAGTTTCTTATCGCCGCTTTGATCCTGGGGATCCGGTGGGCGACAGAAGGGGCAAAGAACGTTGTTATGGTATATAAAGAGCTCCAGCGATCCAGAAACAGGGAAGGGATAAGAAAATGAAGGAACGCAGATTTGTCAGGTTAAGGATCAATATGGACGTATCTTACCGCAAATTGTTTGATTTTGATGAGGACTGCCCCAAGACCTGCGATGTTTCGGAAGACGGCCTCTGTTTGAACCTGCCGGAACGTCTTTCCATTGACAGGCACATTGAGCTTGCATTGCGTGTCCCTGATGAGGAGCCGATCACGGTGCGGGGCAGGGTGGTCTGGACGCGCGGCGACGAGCCGCAGAAGAGTTTTCTGACTGGCCTGCAGTTTGTGGAGATATCCGAAGAGGCGAGAGAGCGCCTTAAGGCCTATGCCCACGCCAATTGCGTAAAGGGCTGATCTAACGGAGGGCTATAAATGAAGCGCTGTCTGATAATCGCTCTTTTATTGTTAATTGCCTTGCCGGCCTTTGCTTATGATTTAGATGATTTGTCTTCCCGTAATCTGGTTCTCCAGGCATGGAAAGCGCTGGCTAACAGGGAGTATGGCGTAGTCCATTACGCGGCTGACAAGTGCATTGAATTGTATTCAAAGGAGGCGGACAAGCAGCAGCGCCAGCTTCGCGATTTTGCCCCTAAGAATAAGGCATTTGACTATTGGGCGCTCAACGACGTTGCCACGGCTTATTTTATTAAGGGCGAGGCATATGCGGCTGAAGAGAAATACGCAGAGGCAAAAAAGGCATTCAGGACTGTTGCCCGCCGTTATAAATTCGCCCAATGCTGGGACCCTCAGGGTTGGTTCTGGGAGGTGTCAGATGGGGCAAGGGAAAGGATAAAGCAGATAGAGGATTTTGAAGGAGGGGTATTTAACTAAAAAAGAGATATTTTTTGCAAGTAAAACTCGCTTTTTTACGTCATATATAGTAGAGGCCCAAAGCCCCTACTTTTTTGTTGACATATATAGGTAAGGGGAGAATGTGTTGACAGCAACGTAACTCTGTGTTAGAATTGCGGTTCAGATGATTTCAGGAGGCAATATGGCTGATAATATATACCTGGTAGGCTTTATGGGGACCGGCAAGAGCGCTGTGGGCAGAGAGCTGGCAAAGCGGCTTAAGCGGCATTTTATTGATCTGGATGGCATCATCGAGAAAAGAGAGAAGCGGCAGATAAGCGAGATCTTTTCCAGGGAAGGAGAGCCGCATTTCAGGCAGCTGGAAAAAGAGGCGCTTCAACAGGCAGCCAGGCAAGACGGCGTTGTGGTTGCCTGCGGAGGCGGCATTGTTATGGATGACGGTAATATAAGGACTATGAAG
Proteins encoded in this region:
- a CDS encoding NUDIX hydrolase translates to MLNKLGNGPYVTVDALIEMPDNRIVLIERQNPPFGWAIPGGFVDYGESLEDAARREAEEETGLRITGLKQFHTYSEPKRDPRFHTIGTVYIAKAEGSIKAGDDAAKAAAFTPDEAMKLDLAFDHKDILRDYLEYKNRGAGV
- a CDS encoding diacylglycerol kinase family protein, producing the protein MSSRNFLESFKYAFDGLGFAIRTETHIRIHIAFACFAVLFAVLLKVARIEFLFICVSIALVFVAEIVNTAFEILIDFLKGQKKSVSIRVLKDIAAAGVLVASINSLIVACFILAPKFIKLFA
- a CDS encoding PilZ domain-containing protein, producing the protein MEITVQYKGNIVVLSVSGEIDINASELVERVGWCIRSGFKDILCNFEEVNFVDYEGLSVLTIAYKNVINNKCRIKFVNVPVYIRRLFELVHMDSVFEVYDNMELALNAFKEDRAIAEIQSKKLRRRFRRLHFEQTVEYWPGQAGGKPHKGKILNLSAIGALIFCDKIYPLGEIITLKFGLGPHMSKTELEARVVWHVSRELQHEIYPGMGVEFYKIDSEIQAKIVAFVERNLALDKDASGSTA
- a CDS encoding chorismate synthase — its product is MLRFLTAGESHGRCLAAILEGIPAGLKINAYEINTELQRRQEGYGRGKRMQIEQDSALILSGLRRGVTIGSPICLMIKNTDSRINELPDVVSPRPGHADLAGVLKYGFQDARPVLERASARETAARTAVGALCKLFLREFDINISSRVIEVGGESDKDKMKKRVDAAVKKRDTVGGVFEVKAIGLPPGLGSYAHFDKRLDGRLSAALMSIPGVKSVEIGLGLGYADKFGSEAHDAIFYSRKKGFYRKTNNAGGLEGGMTNGEPLILRCCMKPISTLFNPLPSVDLNTRKPKKAAIERSDTCVVLSAGVVGEAVSATELAGVLLEKFGGDSLSDIKDSYKNYLKRIS
- a CDS encoding RNA polymerase sigma factor yields the protein MLSGLIERCIAKDREAWLEFIRRFQDTVTVSIKAKLSRHGFSFSEEDIKDISQSVFIDIWQKEKLLQVRDRNRVRGWLSVVSQNAGIDFMRRNSARSRIYSLLDDSEGPALSEGLPDASHNPADMMEIKDLQHEVSRFISHLPEKHRIVLSLCLLHNQTHREIAAILNIRNASVSSIIARAKKRLRKVLEEKGYSGCK
- a CDS encoding zf-HC2 domain-containing protein, which encodes MERIDELLSRSLKSNMRESALNRCNECPSDADLGLYAEGGLSRKRRAELEAHIAACLYCQDMLVVANKAIGGRRQGLLRMLAGRKWLAGCLLCFALSFFIPRYFMQFLIAALILGIRWATEGAKNVVMVYKELQRSRNREGIRK
- a CDS encoding PilZ domain-containing protein: MKERRFVRLRINMDVSYRKLFDFDEDCPKTCDVSEDGLCLNLPERLSIDRHIELALRVPDEEPITVRGRVVWTRGDEPQKSFLTGLQFVEISEEARERLKAYAHANCVKG
- a CDS encoding shikimate kinase, encoding MADNIYLVGFMGTGKSAVGRELAKRLKRHFIDLDGIIEKREKRQISEIFSREGEPHFRQLEKEALQQAARQDGVVVACGGGIVMDDGNIRTMKDSGKIICLSASVEVILERTAGYAHRPLLNVPDPNVRIKELLKLRAPFYARADHSIDTSGLSVKEVVEKIEEYLK